One region of Streptomyces sp. CG4 genomic DNA includes:
- a CDS encoding DsbA family protein, whose amino-acid sequence MTYRDTADGTAADSAPTRVDFFFDPACPFAWITSRWMLEVERLRRLDLRFRVMSLYLHNDGNELPDWYRDLVDRSIGPVRVAVAAAERHGETVLRDLYTAFGTRIHERGIKDFDQVIAESLAELGLPADLLIAADDPSYDDALRRSHAAGAEPESGGYVGTPTLHVDGTVWFGPVLRAVPRGAEAAELFDSFRVLARHPDLFELKRTRTGALRFD is encoded by the coding sequence ATGACGTACCGCGACACCGCCGACGGCACCGCTGCCGACTCCGCCCCGACCCGCGTCGACTTCTTCTTCGACCCGGCCTGCCCCTTCGCCTGGATCACCTCCCGCTGGATGCTGGAGGTCGAGCGCCTGCGCAGGCTCGACCTCCGGTTCCGGGTGATGAGCCTGTATCTGCACAACGACGGCAACGAACTCCCCGACTGGTACCGGGACTTGGTGGACCGCTCCATCGGCCCGGTGCGGGTCGCCGTGGCCGCCGCCGAACGGCACGGGGAGACGGTGCTGCGCGACCTCTACACCGCGTTCGGCACCCGGATCCACGAACGCGGGATCAAGGACTTCGACCAGGTGATCGCCGAGTCGCTGGCCGAACTGGGGCTGCCCGCCGACCTGTTGATCGCAGCCGACGACCCGTCGTACGACGACGCGCTGCGCCGCAGCCATGCGGCCGGTGCCGAGCCGGAGTCGGGCGGCTATGTGGGTACGCCGACCCTCCACGTCGACGGCACGGTGTGGTTCGGCCCCGTGCTGCGCGCCGTGCCGCGCGGTGCCGAGGCGGCCGAACTCTTCGACAGCTTCCGGGTGCTGGCCCGCCACCCCGACCTCTTCGAACTCAAGCGCACCCGCACCGGCGCCCTTCGCTTCGACTGA
- a CDS encoding DUF1697 domain-containing protein — translation MTTYAALLRGINVGGSKKLPMADLRTLLAGLGHTGVRTYLQSGQAVFTAGHGDEESLAAELTRAIEERFGFPVDVLVRDHAYLRAVAEDCPFPAADLEARQLHVTYFSAAVTPDRYADIDQAAHLPEEFQLGDRCLYLYAPDGLGRSKLAEALSRPRLTKGLIATSRNWNTVVKLVELTAPGA, via the coding sequence ATGACGACCTACGCGGCGCTGTTGCGCGGAATCAACGTCGGCGGCAGCAAGAAGCTCCCCATGGCCGACCTCCGCACTCTGCTCGCCGGACTCGGGCACACCGGCGTACGGACCTATCTGCAGAGCGGCCAGGCCGTCTTCACCGCCGGTCACGGGGATGAGGAGTCGCTGGCGGCGGAGCTGACCCGGGCGATCGAGGAGCGGTTCGGCTTCCCGGTCGACGTGCTCGTACGCGACCACGCCTACCTCCGGGCGGTCGCCGAGGACTGCCCGTTCCCGGCCGCCGACCTGGAGGCCAGGCAGTTGCACGTCACGTACTTCTCGGCGGCCGTCACCCCGGACCGCTACGCGGACATCGACCAAGCCGCCCATCTCCCCGAGGAGTTCCAGCTCGGCGACCGCTGCCTCTACCTCTACGCCCCGGACGGCCTCGGCCGTTCCAAGCTCGCCGAGGCGCTGTCCCGTCCGCGCCTGACCAAGGGCCTGATCGCCACGAGCCGCAACTGGAACACCGTGGTCAAACTGGTCGAGCTGACGGCTCCGGGAGCGTGA
- a CDS encoding sirohydrochlorin chelatase — MRAPVLLVIAHGSRDPRHAATVHALVERVRSLRPGLRVETGFLDFNVPSVDGVLESLAAEGVRDVVALPLLLTRAFHAKADIPAVLRAAPARLRIRQADVLGPSPLLLSALERRLYEAGLTPADKSSTGVVLASAGSSDPEAIAVIADIAREWWHTGWCAVRPAFASASLPRTEDAVAELRALGCERVAVAPYVLAPGFLPDRIARGAAEADVRAAVLGPAPEVARVLLERYDAARRPALAALGA, encoded by the coding sequence ATGCGCGCCCCGGTCCTTCTCGTCATCGCCCACGGCAGCCGTGATCCACGGCACGCCGCGACCGTGCACGCTCTGGTGGAGCGGGTACGGTCGCTGCGTCCGGGGCTGCGCGTCGAGACCGGCTTCCTGGACTTCAACGTCCCGTCCGTGGACGGGGTGTTGGAGTCGCTCGCGGCGGAGGGCGTACGGGACGTCGTCGCCCTGCCGCTGCTGCTGACCCGCGCCTTCCACGCCAAGGCCGACATCCCCGCCGTACTGCGGGCGGCGCCGGCCCGGCTGCGGATCCGGCAGGCGGACGTGCTCGGCCCGTCCCCGCTGCTGCTGTCGGCACTGGAACGGCGGCTGTACGAGGCGGGGTTGACGCCCGCCGACAAGTCCTCGACCGGGGTCGTACTGGCCTCGGCGGGGTCCTCCGACCCGGAGGCGATCGCAGTGATCGCCGACATCGCGCGGGAGTGGTGGCACACCGGTTGGTGCGCCGTGCGGCCTGCGTTCGCCTCCGCATCCCTGCCCCGCACCGAGGACGCCGTGGCCGAGCTGCGCGCCCTCGGCTGCGAGCGGGTCGCCGTCGCGCCGTACGTCCTGGCCCCCGGCTTCCTCCCGGACCGCATCGCGCGGGGCGCGGCCGAGGCGGACGTACGGGCGGCTGTGCTCGGGCCCGCGCCGGAGGTGGCGCGGGTGCTCCTGGAGCGCTACGACGCGGCACGCCGGCCGGCTCTGGCGGCGCTGGGCGCCTGA
- a CDS encoding sigma-70 family RNA polymerase sigma factor, protein MDDCTEDVGRRLAARFEADRPHLAAVAYRLLGSATEADDALQEAWLRARETDLDEIRNLTGWLTTVVTRVCLNLLRARRNRREEFLDAQDGAHDTALDAALETPAFSAEAGDPAREALLADEVGVALLVVLDTLSPAERVAFVLHDMFAVPFEEIAPLVERTPAATRQLASRARRRVQGRPPAPAADAVRRRRAVEAFLAATRGGDFTALVALLDPDVVLHADALVVPTPAPITVRGAEPVAQGAMAAMARAQFTGLALLDGEFGLVMAPYGRPRLVLAFAFGTDGRITRIAVVAEPERLGGTEIAVVGAAQEGAGGPGEVAQ, encoded by the coding sequence GTGGACGACTGCACGGAGGATGTTGGGCGGCGGCTCGCGGCGCGGTTCGAGGCGGACCGGCCGCATCTGGCCGCCGTGGCCTACCGGTTGCTCGGCTCGGCCACCGAAGCCGACGACGCTCTGCAGGAGGCCTGGCTGCGGGCCCGCGAGACCGACCTCGACGAGATACGGAACCTCACCGGCTGGCTGACCACGGTGGTGACCCGGGTCTGCCTCAACCTGCTGCGGGCCCGCCGCAACCGGCGCGAGGAGTTCCTCGACGCCCAGGACGGCGCTCACGACACCGCCCTCGACGCCGCCCTCGAAACTCCGGCCTTTTCCGCCGAGGCCGGCGACCCCGCCCGGGAGGCGTTGCTGGCCGACGAGGTCGGGGTGGCGCTGCTGGTCGTCCTGGACACCCTGAGCCCGGCCGAGCGGGTCGCCTTCGTGCTGCACGACATGTTCGCCGTGCCCTTCGAGGAGATCGCCCCGCTGGTCGAGCGGACCCCGGCCGCCACCCGACAGCTGGCCAGCCGGGCTCGCCGCCGCGTCCAGGGCCGGCCGCCCGCGCCCGCCGCCGACGCCGTACGCAGGCGCCGGGCCGTCGAGGCGTTCCTGGCCGCCACCCGCGGCGGTGACTTCACGGCCCTGGTCGCCCTGCTCGACCCGGACGTGGTGCTGCACGCCGACGCGCTGGTCGTGCCCACACCCGCCCCGATCACGGTGCGCGGTGCCGAGCCCGTCGCCCAGGGCGCGATGGCGGCCATGGCTCGTGCCCAGTTCACCGGACTCGCCCTGCTGGACGGCGAGTTCGGCCTGGTCATGGCGCCGTACGGGCGGCCGCGCCTGGTGCTGGCCTTCGCCTTCGGTACGGACGGCCGGATCACCCGGATCGCGGTCGTCGCGGAGCCGGAACGCCTGGGCGGGACGGAGATCGCGGTCGTGGGCGCGGCGCAGGAGGGAGCCGGCGGGCCCGGCGAAGTGGCCCAGTGA
- a CDS encoding ketopantoate reductase family protein, giving the protein MRYIIIGAGAVGGTVGGRLAQAGREVVLVARGRHLAALEEHGLRLRVPEGELTYRLPAVAGPGPLGELRADDVLVLAVKTQDTAAALEAWADVPVAGGGRAADRLPLVCLQNGVESGRLALRRFRQVYGVCVWLPSTFVEPGVVSAAGTPLTGILHLGRLPHGADDTARRIAADLAASHFEAPVVPDIDRWQYAKLLWNLGTAFEAVCGPPADEVAHALLARVRAEGEAVLDAAGIAHASAGEQRAARGDKVTLVPLDGAPRGGGSSWQSLARGTGTIEADYLNGEIVLLGRLHGVPTPLNELLQRLANRFARERRAAGSMPVAELERLADETVAGVH; this is encoded by the coding sequence ATGCGCTACATCATCATCGGGGCCGGCGCGGTCGGCGGGACCGTCGGCGGGCGGCTGGCCCAGGCCGGGCGCGAGGTCGTCCTCGTGGCACGCGGCCGGCATCTGGCGGCACTGGAGGAGCACGGGCTGCGACTACGGGTGCCGGAAGGGGAGTTGACGTACCGGCTGCCCGCCGTCGCCGGACCCGGCCCGCTCGGTGAACTGCGCGCCGACGACGTCCTCGTCCTCGCCGTGAAGACACAGGACACCGCGGCCGCCCTGGAGGCCTGGGCGGACGTGCCCGTCGCGGGCGGCGGCCGCGCCGCCGATCGGCTGCCGCTCGTCTGCCTGCAGAACGGCGTGGAGAGCGGGCGGCTGGCGCTGCGCCGCTTCCGTCAGGTGTACGGCGTCTGCGTCTGGCTGCCCTCGACCTTCGTGGAGCCCGGCGTCGTCTCCGCCGCCGGTACCCCGCTCACCGGCATCCTGCACCTCGGCCGCCTGCCGCACGGCGCCGACGACACCGCCCGCCGGATCGCCGCCGACCTGGCGGCCTCCCACTTCGAGGCTCCGGTCGTGCCGGACATCGACCGCTGGCAGTACGCCAAGCTGCTCTGGAACCTCGGCACCGCCTTCGAGGCGGTGTGCGGGCCGCCCGCCGACGAGGTGGCGCACGCTCTGCTTGCGCGTGTGCGGGCCGAAGGGGAGGCCGTGCTCGACGCGGCCGGCATCGCCCACGCGAGCGCCGGGGAACAGCGCGCGGCCCGTGGCGACAAGGTCACGCTGGTGCCGCTGGACGGGGCCCCGCGCGGCGGCGGTTCCTCCTGGCAGTCCCTCGCCCGGGGCACCGGCACCATCGAGGCCGACTATCTCAACGGGGAGATCGTCCTCCTCGGCCGGCTGCACGGCGTACCGACCCCGCTGAACGAGCTGCTCCAGCGGCTCGCCAACCGGTTCGCACGAGAGCGCCGGGCCGCCGGGTCCATGCCGGTCGCGGAACTGGAGCGCCTGGCGGACGAGACCGTGGCGGGCGTTCACTGA